The following DNA comes from Spirulina major PCC 6313.
CCGATCTTGCCATGACTCTTTCCCGGCTGCGGTTCGGTTTAGCCCACGGGCAGCGCATATTGGGTGAGATCATCAAAGGAAATCCAATCCAAGGCGTTTTCATGGGTAGCGGCTAAAATCACCGGCGGTGCGACTCCGGCCTCTAGGGCCTCTTGCCAGCGAACCGCACAGAGACACCAGCGATCGCCCGGTTTTAACCCCGGAAAATTAAACTCCGGCCGCGGCGTGCTCAGATCATTGCCCTGGGCTTTGGTGAAGTCTAAAAACTCCTCGGTCATTTCCGCACAAACCAAATGCCGCCCGACATCCTCCGGCCCCGTATGGCAAAATCCATCCCGATAAAACCCCGTCCGTGGCGCACCACAACACAACTCTAGCGGTCGGCCCAAAACATTTGTTGCATCTCTCATGAGCGTGAATTCTACCCGTATTCTTCAATTCAACCGTTCTCAATTCTAGAGGGTTGCGGCAGTGCTGAAATGGTTAAGCGGTTGAGGGGCAGTCGTTTAGAAATACCCAGATATTACTCTATAGTAGAAAAGTCAAGTCATTCCACCTGCACCCATGACTCGCGATCGCCCCCCGTTAACCCGCTGGTTGCCAATTTTAGAGTGGGGTCGCCACTACCAGGCTGCTGATTTCACCGGCGACCTCACCGCTGGCCTGATTGTGGCCAGCCTCCTGATTCCCCAGGCCATGGCCTACGCCCTCCTCGCCGGTCTGCCGCCCCAAGTGGGACTCTACGCCAGTATTGCGCCGCTGTTCATCTACGCGATTTTTGGCACGGGGCGGGCCCTGTCGGTGGCTCCAGCGGCCTTAGATTCGATGCTGGTGGCGGCGGGCATTGGCGCGATCGCAGCCAAAGATAGCCCCGATTATCTCTCCCTTGCCATTACCCTCGCCCTCCTCGTCGGGGGATTACAGATCGTGATGGGATTGTTGCGCTTGGGGGTGTTGGTGAACTTCATCAGCGGCAGTGTGATCACCGGGTTTACCAGTGGTGCAGCGGTGATCATCGCCCTGGGTCAACTCAAGCATCTGCTCGGACTTAAAATC
Coding sequences within:
- a CDS encoding DUF2237 family protein is translated as MRDATNVLGRPLELCCGAPRTGFYRDGFCHTGPEDVGRHLVCAEMTEEFLDFTKAQGNDLSTPRPEFNFPGLKPGDRWCLCAVRWQEALEAGVAPPVILAATHENALDWISFDDLTQYALPVG